ATGCGGGCGGGGGAAGGGCGCCCGGGGACCGAGGAGACCCGACCCAACCCGATCCCGCTACGGCTCACCCCCGCCCCTCGCCCCCGCACCCCTCACCCGTGTTGGCTTTGATGTTCTCCCGCAAGAAGTGGCCGCTGGAGAGATGCTGGAGACCAAAGCTCTGAGCGATCCTCTGGCACACGGTGCCCTTGCCAGAGCCGGGCGGCCCAAGGATGACCGCGCGCAGGAGTTTGGAAGCCATTGCCTTcgccaggcagggagggggcggcCAAACGGACAACCCGGACAGCGGCCTCAGAGAAGCCCGGGGAACTTTATGGCTTCTGCTTCTGCCTCTGACACTCTCCGCTCGCGCGGGGACTCGCCGGGCGCCCCTGCAGGGGGAAGGAGTGACTTTTGAGACAACCCCTCCCTTCAGCCCCGCGCCGGGGCCGGCTCAAAGGCGGAGAAAGGCGCCACGCTACCCATCCCCGCCCTCCTCGCCCCCACGCCGCGATTCAGGACAAGTCCGGAGTCCCCGCCCCTGGCGGGGTCGGACTCGGGGGCTCTGAGGGCGGCCCGGCCAGGCCCACCTCTATCCCTTCCTCTTTCGTTTCCCACGCGGCGTTCGAGGAAGGGGCCGGGCGGCCTGGCATCCCCGCGCCAGTCTCCACCGAGGGGGACGCCGGGAGGGGCGGTGACTCCAAGCGCGCCCCCAGTCGCCCCACGCACCGGTCGGCCTGGGGGCTGAGCCCCTGCCCCTACCCTCGCACGTGGGCAGCGCTGAGTCTGCGCCGCGGCCCCTCCCCAGCGGCTGTCAATCCCCGGGAGTCGCCACGGCCCCCGCCGCCCGCGCGGACCGCCCAGCGCCCACCTCCGCCGAGGGTGGACGGATGCGCTCCCCGCCACGGGGAACTCGAGTCCGACGCCTCTCCACCCCAAGCAGTCAAACACACACCTCGGCTGGGACGCGGCGCTCCGAGAGGCTTCCAGCCCGGATCCCGCTGGGCGGCGCCGCCTCCGCCCGCCCCCACTCCGAGCCCCAGCCGGCC
The sequence above is drawn from the Neofelis nebulosa isolate mNeoNeb1 chromosome 2, mNeoNeb1.pri, whole genome shotgun sequence genome and encodes:
- the LOC131491122 gene encoding skin secretory protein xP2-like; this encodes MASASASDTLPPRRGRLKGGERRHATHPRPPRPHAAIQDKSGVPAPGGVGLGGSEGGPARPTSIPSSFVSHAAFEEGAGRPGIPAPVSTEGDAGRGGDSKRAPSRPTHRSAWGLSPCPYPRTWAALSLRRGPSPAAVNPRESPRPPPPARTAQRPPPPRVDGCAPRHGELESDASPPQAVKHTPRLGRGAPRGFQPGSRWAAPPPPAPTPSPSRPRGTRALRKPGRPAPRELSAGAPSPSRRSAPTPPSQPTCSPPPCGGRQDSDPPLALARGPRLLSRGRKNTTC